Proteins encoded within one genomic window of Bemisia tabaci chromosome 2, PGI_BMITA_v3:
- the LOC109034207 gene encoding F-box only protein 22 → MDKKGKSKNSKQSNSGPKEKNNASKGKKNSKKQKTNKKNDEAVGDGASVADLSDSAESRNLAYVITHVDHRTFGEFLSQPTPIIFKILSYLPHGDLQNCARVCRNWQSLVPTILEKRFSYEWFYAGSSATDLKCLPERFAKFSQEIKIAPQLILGFEPTEAKFPTCSTCLALNRPDAEKQKGQKQERCRCIKNDFEKIYQSAFPKTPAGSFRITSYGVISSYLGQFHTLYTTEDNDFNQTTLLFPNCEGLEISSHLFRQVELNNLTKHALTKILTGHDHAVKAVLIYVTDSSLSNYSLMNNGYSLAKHTASILRQKQKTPAVSMGGGVVKKIRDTMKPNVSYQAAMFIFRGAKVSAYSTVIKEKEASEIATTIKNVSEKIKSMPGRKLCFMTECIDRQSLYVSDNMDLVCNLESRTLNRFLPGIPIFGFWSAGEIGFTTHDETLENEEGRVKVAHTFATSFLFLILED, encoded by the exons ATGGATAAGAAAGGCAAGTCGAAGAACTCTAAGCAGTCAAACAGTGgcccaaaagaaaaaaacaatgcgAGTAAAGGCAAGAAGAATTCcaaaaaacagaaaaccaaCAAAAAGAATGATGAAGCTGTAGGTGATGGAGCAAGTGTGGCAGACTTGTCTGACAGTGCAGAAAGTCGAAATTTGGCTTATGTTATTACCCATGTTGACCACAGG acCTTTGGTGAATTCCTGTCACAACCAACACCgataatattcaaaatattatcTTATCTACCTCATGGAGATTTACAAAACTGTGCCAGAGTATGCAG GAACTGGCAATCTTTGGTTCCAACTATTCTGGAAAAAAGATTCTCCTATGAGTGGTTTTATGCTGGTAGCAGTGCCACAGACTTAAAGTGCCTACCAGAACggtttgccaaattttcacaagaaaTCAAAATTGCCCCTCAACTTATTCTAGGATTTGAGCCAACAGAAGCTAAATTCCCCACCTGCAGTACATGCTTGGCCTTAAATCGCCCTGATGCAGAGAAACAGAAGGGTCAGAAACAAGAAAGATGTAGATGCATTAAAAATG attttgaaaaaatttatcagAGTGCTTTTCCCAAAACACCTGCAGGCAGTTTTAGGATCACTTCATATGGTGTAATATCTTCATATCTGGGCCAATTTCACACGCTTTATACGACTGAAGACAATG ACTTCAACCAAACAACGCTTTTATTTCCGAACTGTGAAGGACTAGAAATTTCCTCCCATCTTTTTCGACAGGTTGAACTTAACAATCTAACAAAACATGCG ctcacGAAAATCCTCACAGGGCATGACCATGCAGTCAAAGCTGTGCTAATTTATGTTACGGATTCATCACTATCTAACTACTCACTGATGAATAATGGTTATTCGCTAGCTAAACACACAGCCTCAATTCTTCGACAAAA GCAAAAGACTCCAGCTGTATCTATGGGAGGAGGAGTTGTGAAAAAGATCAGAGACACAATGAAGCCCAATGTTTCTTATCAAGCCGCCATGTTCATCTTCCGCGGCGCAAAAGTATCTGCCTACTCTACTGTTATTAAAGAAAAGGAGGCATCAGAGATTGCCACCACtataaaaaat gtaagtgaGAAAATTAAATCCATGCCAGGAAGGAAATTGTGTTTCATGACGGAGTGCATTGATCGGCAAAGTCTGTATGTTTCTGATAATATGGATTTAGTTTGCAACCTGGAGAGCAGAACACTCAATCGGTTCTTGCCGGGGATCCCCATTTTCGGCTTCTGGAGTGCTGGTGAAATTGGATTTACAACACATGATG AGACCTTAGAAAATGAAGAGGGAAGAGTAAAGGTGGCACACACCTTTGCcacttcatttttgtttttgatccTCGAAGACTGA